A genomic window from Pyxicephalus adspersus chromosome 2, UCB_Pads_2.0, whole genome shotgun sequence includes:
- the LOC140322333 gene encoding olfactory receptor 1E16-like: MDNRTCNKTFQILAFANSTDNFNLLFLVFFLIYMTGVLGNIIIISAVILDVRLHIPMYIFLCHLSLVDIIFTSSTLPKLMDILLSGNTSITFCQCFTQLYFFMFAAGTEDILLSCMAYDRYVAICKPLHYHLIMKKEKYLFLLLGTLASGTLNSIFMTFSIYQFEFCHSIVIQNFFCDIKALQKISCNNTGFHIILYIETLLLALCPFILSVMSYGKIVQTVLGIKSTHGRRKAFSTCSSHLTVLLMFYGTGVCMYMNPPSEHFEEQDLVFSVLYTAITPMLNPLIYSLRNKEVKGALKRIISVKI; this comes from the coding sequence ATGGATAACCGAACATGCAACAAAACGTTTCAGATTTTGGCTTTTGCTAACTCTACAGATAATTTTAATCtactctttttagtttttttcttgatttatatGACTGGTGTCCTTGGTAATATTATCATCATTTCGGCTGTGATTCTGGATGTCCGATTACATATACCTATGTACATTTTCCTCTGTCATTTGTCTTTAGTAGACATCATTTTTACATCTTCCACTCTTCCTAAACTGATGGACATTTTGCTGTCTGGGAATACCTCAATCACATTCTGCCAGTGTTTCACACAATTGTACTTCTTTATGTTTGCAGCTGGCACAGAAGACATTTTGTTATCTTGCATGGCTTATGATCGATATGTGGCCATCTGTAAACCTCTACACTATCACCTtataatgaagaaagaaaaatatttgtttctcttGCTGGGCACCCTGGCTTCCGGAACCCTTAATTCCATATTCATGACCTTCTCAATCTACCAGTTTGAGTTTTGCCATTCCAttgtaatacagaattttttctgcgaTATCAAAGCCCTGCAGAAGATATCATGCAATAACACAGGATTCCACATTATTCTCTATATAGAAACCCTGCTGTTAGCACTCTGCCCATTTATACTTAGTGTAATGTCTTATGGTAAAATAGTCCAGACTGTTCTAGGTATTAAGTCAACACATGGTAGAAGAAAGGCCTTCTCCACTTGTTCATCCCACCTTACTGTCTTATTGATGTTTTATGGCACAGGTGTTTGTATGTATATGAATCCTCCTTCAGAACACTTTGAGGAGCAAGATTTGGTATTCTCCGTGTTGTACACTGCGATCACTCCTATGCTAAATCCTCTGATTTACAGTCTAAGGAATAAAGAAGTCAAAGGTGCCTTGAAGAGAATTATCAGTGTTAAAATCTAA